A segment of the Alphaproteobacteria bacterium genome:
TTGAAAACTCACGCTGTTCGTCTCCCCAAGCGCTCCACCCTGCTTGGAGAAGGCGGTGCGGACATCAGATGCCGTCCGTTTGCGATTGTCGGTCAGTGCCTCGACGATGACGGCAACGCCACCTGGCCCATAGCCCTCGTAGCGCACCTCCTCGAAATTGGTGCTGTCGTCGCCGCCGGCTGCACGTTTGATTGCCCGCTCGATCGTGTCGCGCGGCATGTTCGCTTCACGCGCCGCTGCCATCGCCGCCTTCAAACGAGGATTGGCGTTCGGGTCCGCCAGCCCCGCGCGCGCCGAGACCGTGAGTTCCCGAATGAGTTTGGTGAACAGCCGAGCGCGCCGGGCGTCCTGAGCACCCTTGCGGTACATTATGTTTTTGAATTGGGAATGACCGGCCATAGCGTTCGCGAATCAACCTTCTGCGGGCGCGCTGTAAATCTATACCATATATTGTGGATAAGCGCACGACGACTCGGCCGCGTCAGCTAGCAGAGCAATATGGCAAGATTTGGGCACCCGCGGTATCGAGAGTGCAGCGTAGGGGGTGCCCGAAATTGCAGCGAAGGTCAAGGCCAAGAACAGATAAGTGCGGTTTCGCGTGACATTGACTGGCAGCAAAAGCTCACCTTGAGACAAAACCGAAGCCGCTCGGTCAAGCGAGCTTCGGGATCTTGAGCCCCCCCGAGGGTGCGGGAAGCGGCCAGTGGGGCTGGAGCCGACCGCCGAGGCGCAGGGGTGCGACATGGCAGGCAAGACCGGTCCGTTCGTCGGTTTCGATGTAGGCAGCACAGAGCGTGGCCTCGCCGTCCGCGGCATTGAGGCGTTCGCTTCGCAGCTTTGTGACGAAGCGCGCGACCGCCGCATCCTTCTTCATGCCAATCACTGAATCGTAGTCGCCGCACATGCCCAGATCGGTCTGGTAGGCCGTGCCGCCGGCAAGAATTTGCGCGTCCGCCGTCGGAATATGAGAGTGGGTGCCGACGACGGCAGAAACGCGAGCGTCGCAAAAATGTCCGACGGCCGCCTTCTCGCTCGTCGCCTCGCCGTGGATATCGACCAGGATGAGGTCCGCATTCCTGCCAAGCTTATGAACGGCAAGCTGCTGATCGAGGCAGACGAACGGACAATCGAGCGCATCCATGAAAAGCCGCGCCATGGCGTGGAGCACCACGACGCGCTTGCCGCGCTTCGACTCGAAAACGCCCACGCCGCGCCCCGGCGTCCCGCTCGGGAAATTATGCGGACGAAGGAGTTTCGGATCGCGCACGATGTAGCTCAGCGTCTCGCGCTGGTCCCAAACGTGATTGCCCGTCGTGATGCAATCGACGCCGGCCGCATAGAACGACTGGCAAATCTCGCCAGTAATCCCGAAGCCGCCGGCTGCGTTTTCGCCATTAACAACGACGAAGTCGAGGTCGAGAGCCTTGCGAAGTGCCGGGATTTTGTCGCAAACGACATTGCGTCCGGACCTGCCCACCACGTCGCCGCAAACAAGAATCTTCATTTTACCTCGGAAATATTTTGCATGCCCTTAGTCGCCAAACTGCACGGCACCCGCCTCCGTCACCACCCAATCCAGCCGCTGATCGTGACCGTCGCGCGGCAACCGATCCACACGCTGGGCCGAATAGCCGACCCCGATCGCCAGGACCCTTAAGCGCGAGCGCAACTCGGCAAGCGTCATATCGTAATAACCAGCACCATACCCGATCCGGTACCCTTCTTCGTCAAAAGCGAGAAAGGGAACCAGCAGCGCGCGTGGCGTAAGCATCGCCGCGTCCGCGCCGGGCTCGCGAAGGCCGAATTTCTTCTCCTCGAGGGCCATCCCGGGGCGCCACGCTCTGAAGACGAGCGGTTGGCCACGCCCCATAACGATCGGGAGTGCTATTGCATGCCCTCGCGCGTGAAGCGCTTCCATGAGAGGGCGGATGTCGAGTTCACTGCGCCCCGGCCAATAACCCGAAACGATCGTCCCCTCCGCGAGCCTGACCGACTTCGCGAAATTTGCGGCCACGCCTGCGGGCGCGGTGTCGTGAAGAATCGCATGGGTACGGTCGCGGACAAGGATTGCCGCCTCACGGGCTGCCTTCTTTTCGTCGACGACCGTCATCGATCGGATCCGCCACGCTTGCGCGGGATAGTGGGGCACGGGCGGAGCCGCGTCAGCCGTTGGCCGTTCTTGTCCTCTGTGGCCTGCTTACGCAGGTGGGCGCCATGTGCCGAGACCAGGGTCTCGGTAGGGACAGCTCCCGAAGGGAAAACATTGGCCCCAGGGCACGAAGTGGCCTGACGCGCTGCGCAGCCCCGTCCGCCCCTCAATCTAGGCGGCCTCAAGGCGTGCCGCAATGTCCTCGATGCGCCGCGCGAGCGCTTCGATGCCGTTTGCAAGGACCGTTTCGCCGCTGTCCGCGAAGGCTTCGGGTTGCGCTTTTCCCGGCGCACCTGCGGCCTGGGCGTCTGCGAGCTCGTCGGCGATCAGAAGGCTCGCCATCACAAGAAGTCGCGCGTCGCCGATCTGGCCCATCGCTGCGGTCAATTCGCCTACGCGCCGATCGACATACGCCGCCAGCGCGGTGAGGTGTTGCTCCTGACCGTCGTCGCAAGCCACCTGGTAGGCCCGCCCGTTGATGGTTACGTTGACTTGACCCATGCCTCGCTCACCCTGCCTCGATCGCGGACTTCAGGCGTCCGATTGCACTGTCGAGGCGACTCGAAAGGCTCGCACCTGCCTCGCGCAGCGACTTGCCCTCCGCCCGCGCGGCATTGAGGGCGCGCGCAAGATCCGCACGCTCGGCCCTTTGCCGCGTCGAGAGCTCCACAGCGCGTTCCAGTCGAGAGACCGCATTTTCCAAACGCGTCCGGGCCTCATGCAATCGTGACATACGCTACCTTCGTGCGGGGCCGCCGCCAAAATGAAATTCGGTTCTCGCTGAACGAGTTAGCATAAATGCAGGAACGAAGACGAGCATACGCTCGGCCTCCGCTGACCGTCAACCGCGCCTTGGGAATAGCCACTGCGACGCAGAAGCCAATTGACGCGACGAAACGGCGGCGGCATGTTCGCCCGGACTTTCGGGCCGCTCGACATCGTGTCGCCGCCCCCGCCAGCTCCGGCCGCCATGACGGGTCCAAAATCCATGAATGACAGTGCGAAAGTCCGATCGTCCTCGGCGCGTCACGAGCGTATGGCGAATGCCATCAGGGCGCTTGCCATGGATGCGGTCGAGAAAGCCAATTCAGGTCATCCCGGCATGCCGATGGGCATGGCCGATGTGGCGACCGTATTGTTTTCGAGCTTTCTCAAGTTCGACCCGAGCCATCCGCATTGGCCGGATCGCGATCGCTTCGTGCTCTCGGCTGGCCACGGTTCGATGCTCCTCTATTCTCTCCTTCACCTGACGGGCTATGCCGACGTCACGCTGGAAGAGCTGCGCAATTTCCGCCAACTCGGCAGCCGTGCCGCCGGCCATCCCGAATACGGACTTGCGGAGGGGATCGAAACGACGACCGGCCCGCTCGGTCAGGGGCTCGGAAACGCCGTCGGCATGGCGATCGCCGAGCGTCTCCTCCAAGCGCGCTTCGGCGACGGGATCGTCGATCATTACACCTATGTAATTGCCGGTGACGGCTGCCTCATGGAGGGGATTAGCCACGAGGCGATTTCGCTCGCTGGCCATCTCGGGCTCGGCAAACTCATCGTGCTGTGGGATGACAACAGGGTTTCGATCGACGGTGCGACCGACCTTGCCGTCTCCGACGATCAGCTCGCGCGCTTTCGCGCGTGCGGTTGGGACGTTCAGGCGGTCGACGGCCACAAAGCGGGCGAGATTTACGGGGCACTTGCCCGCGCGCGCACGACGAAGACACCCTCCTTTATCGCGTGTCGCACGATTATCGCTCGCGGCGCTCCGACCAAGGCAGGGACGGCGAGCGCTCACGGCGCTGCCCTCGGCGCCAAGGAAATCGAAGGTGCGCGGCTATCGCTCGGATGGCCTTTCCCGCCTTTCGAAATTCCACCGGACGTGCTGGCAGACTGGCGCGCGGTTGGCCAGCGGGGTGAGGCCGATTACCGACGTTGGCGTCAAGCGCTCGACAAACTCGATGCCGGCAAACGCACCGAATTCGAGCGTATCGTTGCGGGCAAGCTACCGCCCGACTGGCGGAATACCGCAGGCCGGGCCAAGCGGGAGGTGGCCGAAAAAAAGCCCAAACTCGCGACCAGGCAATCCTCGAAGATCGCCCTCGACCATCTGACTTCCGCGATCCCGGAGATCGTCGGGGGATCGGCCGACCTTACCGGCTCGAACGGAACGCTGGCGGCCGGGCTTTCGGTCGTAAATCGGGACAATTTCGCGGGACGCTACATCCATTACGGCGTGCGCGAACATGGCATGGCCGCCGCGATGAACGGTATGGCGCTCCATAAGGGTGTCATTCCCTATGGCGGCACGTTCCTGATTTTCTCCGATTATTGCCGTCCGGCAATCCGCCTGGCGGCGATGATGCGTCAGCGCGTCATCTATGTGATGACGCACGATTCAATCGGCCTCGGCGAAGATGGCCCCACCCACCAGCCCGTCGAACATCTCGCCGCCTTGCGCGCGGTGCCGAACCTCAATGTTTTCCGCCCGGCTGACGGTGTGGAAACGATCGAATGCTGGATGCTGGCGCTTGAAAGCGAGCACGCACCGTCAATCCTCTCGCTCACGCGCCAGTCGGTGTCCACGGTTCGGACCGAGCATACGGACGAGAACCTTTCCGCTCGAGGTGCCTATATCCTTGCGCCAGCTAGCCTAAAGCGGCAGGTGACGCTGCTGGCGACGGGCTCGGAGGTCGAGATCGCACTTGCCGCACGCGCGAAGCTCGAATCCGGCGGGACCGGCGCGGCCGTCGTCTCGATGCCGTGCTGGGAGTTGTTCGATAGGCAGCCGGCGGATTATCGCGAGGAGGTGCTCGGCAAGGGAACGCTTCGCATTGCGATCGAGGCCGGTGCTGGATTCGGCTGGGAGCGTTATCTCGGGCCGGACGGCATATTCGTCGGCATGCACGGATTCGGCGCCTCGGGTCCCTATCCCGCACTTTACGAGCATTTCAAGATCACCGCCGAAGCGGTTCTTGCCGCCGCGAAATCCAGGCTTTAACTAAGAGAACGCAAGGGACGAGGCGCAAGGCCCAGAATTTCCGGAGGAGAGCATGGCGGTTCGAGTTGCGATCAATGGGTTCGGGCGGATCGGCCGGCACGTGCTGCGCGCTGCGTTCGAGGCCGAGCGCAAGGACATAAAGTTCGTCGCGATCAACGATCTTGGCTCGATCGACATGAATGCGCGCATGCTCAAGCACGACTCCGTGCACGGACCGTTCCCCGGCAAGATCAAGGTGACCGAGACCGGCATCGACCTTGGCCATGGGGTCATCCAGGTCATTGCTGAACGCGACCCCGCCAACCTGCCCTGGAAGGAACTTGACATCGACGTGGTGCTCGAATGCACCGGCATCTTCACCTCGAAGGAGACCGCTCAAAAGCACATCGAGGCGGGGGCGCGGAGGGTTCTTATTTCGGCACCCGCGAGTGGTGTCGATTTGACGGTCGTCTACGGCGTCAACGACGACAAACTGAACGACACGCATAAGATCGTCTCGAACGCCTCCTGCACGACCAACTGCCTCGCACCCGTCGCGGCGGCTTTGCACCACGCCTTCGGTATCGAGACCGGGTATATGACGACCGTGCACGCCTACACGGGCGATCAGCGATTGGTCGACACGCTCCACAAAGACCCCCGGCGCGCCCGCGCCGCGGCGCTCTCGATGATCCCGACGACGACGGGAGCCGCGAAGGCGGTTGGCCTCGTGATCCCCGAGCTCAAGGGCAAGCTCGACGGTACGGCGATTCGCGTACCGACCCCGAATGTCTCGATGATCGACTTCAAGTTCGTCCCGAAAAAGCCTGCAACAGTCGAAGCGGTCAACGAAGCGATGATCGAGGCCGCGAAGAGCAACCGGCTCCAGGGTATCCTCGAGACGACCGACGAGGAGCTCGTCTCGACCGACTTCAACCACAATCCGGCGAGCTCGACCTTCGACCTCACACAAACGCAGGTGATCGACGGAAAGCTCGTGCGCGTGCTCGCTTGGTACGACAATGAATGGGGCTTCGCCAACCGCATGGCCGACGTGGCCGTGCTGATGGGCAAGCTCAAGTAGGCAGCGGTTCGGACAGCCCTCGCTCGACGGCCGCACAACGCCTTGTCGATCGCGCGTTCATCGCGGCTTTTGCATCATCTGCTGCCGAGCCCGCGTCCTCCGTGCTAATTCTTGGTTCGTCATGGCAAAGCCACGGAAGGTCCGGGCGCGCAGGCGGGTGCATGCCGCAACGGTGCGATACCCGGCCTTCGTCATCCATTCCCTCGACCACGCCAAGGCGGTCCTTCAGGCCGCGCACGAGAACGAGCTGCGCGTCGAGCTTTGGAGTGCGGCGGGTGCTGCGGCTTACGCGGGTGCTGGGTGGTTCAAGGCCGTGATCGACTTGGCGCGGTCGGCCAATCCCGGCGTCGATTTCACCGCCGTGCTCGATTGCGCTGATTTGCCGGGCCTTGCATTAGGCGCCTTCCGCGTCGGGATCAAAGCGGTCTGCTTTACCGGTGCCGCCAGGGTTGCCGCCAAGCTCGCCGACATCGCCGCTCAAGACGGTCGCGAGTTGCGGCGACGGAGACCGAGCCAGACACTCGACTTGCACCACGAGCCCGATCCATTAACGTCTTGCCGGCGCTGGCTCAGCACTCGGAGACGGCCCCACGACACCGACGATCGGCAAGACGCCTGACGTTGCAAATCGGAGGTGCCTCGGCTATTGAAAGGCCGCTTGTCGCGAGATGGGGACCAAGCTGCAGAGGCCGCTCAAATGAAGATCACGCCGCGTGTCAGACGCATTCTTGACAATTACGAGAGTGACAATCCCGGGACGAAGGCGAACCTGGCTCGCATTCTCTTGCATGGAAAGCTTGGCGGCAGCGGCCGATTGGTTATCCTCCCGGTCGATCAGGGATTCGAGCACGGGCCCGCGCGCAGCTTTGCACCTAATCCGCCTGCCTACGACCCCCATTATCATTTCCAACTTGCGATCGACGCCGGGCTATCGGCTTACGCGGCCCCGCTCGGCATGATCGAGGCGGGTGCCGTAACCTTTGCCGGCCAGATCCCGATGATCCTGAAAGTCAACAGTGCCAATTCCCTGGCGCGCGCGAAGGAGAGTGCGGATCAGGCGGTGACCGGTTCGGTCGACGATGCGCTTCGTCTCGGCTGCTCGGCGATCGGGCTCACAATCTATCCCGGGTCGGACGCCGCTTACTCGATGATCGAGGAGGCCCGCGCCCTTGCACACGAAGCCAAACGCAAGGGACTTGCCGTCGTGATCTGGTCCTATCCGCGCGGCGGCAATCTATCGAAACCGGGCGAGACTGCGGTCGACATTTGCGCCTATGCCGCGCACATGGCCGCACTTTTGGGTGCGCACATCATCAAGGTGAAGCCGCCCTCGGATCACCTCGAACTCGACGCCGCGAAGAAGGTCTACGAGGGGCAAAAGATCGACGTCGGCACCCTTGCGGCTCGCATCAAGCACGTGGTCCAAGCTTGCTTCGACGGTCGCCGCCTCGTCGTCTTTTCCGGCGGGGAGGCGAAGGACGAAGCCGGCATCCTGAACGAAGTGAAGGCGGTCCGCGATGGCGGGGGTACTGGCTCGATCATCGGCCGCAACACCTTCCAGCGTCCGCGAGAGAAAGCGCTCGAGCTGCTCGACACGATTATCGGCATCTACAAGGGTAAAGACTGAACACGCCCCCACCGTGCCGGCTCTATTTGATCACGCCGCCCGCCTTTGAGCCGCGTGCGTTTGCGCGCGATCTAGCGGTGGTACTCGACGCTGGCGACGTGGCGTGCCTGCAGCTTCGCCTCAAGGACGCCCAGGACCATGAAATTCTGCGGGCGGCCGAGATCGTGATGCCGATTTGTGCGCGCCGCGATGTTGCTTTCATCGTGAATGACCGGCCCGACCTCGCCAAGAAGGCGAGCGCTGACGGCGTCCATGTCGGACAGGACGACGCCTCCTACCAAGACGCTCGGCTAACACTCGGCCCCGACAAAATCGTCGGCGTTACTTGCCACGACTCGCGCCATCTTGCCATGGAAGCGGCCGATGCAGGTGCGGACTATGTCGCCTTCGGCGCCTTTTTCCCGACCTCGACCAAGAAGGCCGAGTCCACGGCCGATCCCGAAATACTGCGCTGGTGGAGCGATATCATGACCGTTCCATGCGTCGCAATCGGCGGCATCACGGTTGAAAATTGCGCCCCGCTCGTCGAAGCGGGCGCCGATTTCCTTGCCGTCGTTAATGGTGTTTGGCGCTATCCCCATGGACCCGCCCGGGCGGTCAAGGATTTCAACGCCGCGATCGAGCGAGCTCGGATGTGAACCCGCCCTACGCGGCATCAGTCGGCATGGACCGCATCCAACCTAGACCGGCGCCCACAGCACCTCCTCGATCCGTTCGGCGCCGGCAAGGAGCATGACGAGCCGGTCGACGCCGAGCGCGATGCCGGCACTTTCGGGCATTCCGGTTTCGAGCGCCGCGAGGAAATCCTCGTCGATAGGATAGCGGATGCCATAGATCGTTTCTTTGAGCGCCATGTCCGCTTCGAAGCGGCGGCGCTGCTCGCGCGCCTCGACGAGTTCGCCGAATGCGTTTGCCAGCTCGAGTCCGCAAGCATAGAGCTCGAAGCGTTCGGCCACATGGCCATCGCGCGGACTGGGCCGCGAGAGTGCTGCCATCGAGATCGGGTATTCGCAAAGGATCGTCGGCACGCCATCGCCCAGACGAGGTTCAATTCGGTCGAGCATGACGCGGAAGAAGATATCTTCCCAACTGTCACGCTCGCTGACGAAAAGCCCGATGCGCCGCGCCTCGGCCGCCAGCAGTCCTGGGTCTGGGACGGCGGGATTGGGTGCAGTCGCTAGTATATCGATCGCACAATATTCCCCGAATGCCTCTGCGACCGTCAGGCGGCGGAAGGGGGCGAACGGATCGCAGCGCCGCTCGCCGTGCACAAGGGTCGTAACATTGGCTGCGGTCGCCGCCGCGCGCAGAAGGTTTTCGCAGTCGGCCATCAGCACGTCATAGCCTGCGCGGGCGCGATACCATTCGAGCATGGTGAACTCTGGATGGTGGATAGGCGAGCGTTCCCCATCGCGCCATACGCGCGCCAGCTGGAAGAGCCGCTCCACACCGCCGACGAGCAGCTTCTTCATCGCGAATTCCGGGGACGTGTGCAGATAGAGCCGACGCACGCCACCGTGCAGTGGCTCGGTCAATTCGGTCGCTAGCGCCATGATGTGGGGTTCCATCCCCGGACTAACCTGGAGGTATGGCGTTTCAACCTCGATGAAACCCTCGCACGCGAAATGAGCGCGGATCGCGGCGAGGACTTGCGCGCGCATTGTCAGCGCGGGCAGGCGGGCGGCAAGCGCATCTCGATTCCACCACGTTTTGTCGGACATTATGCGTCCTGCTCGAATTTGGCTTGCGATTTACCCCTCCTAGAACCCATATAGCGGAACTTTTGCGCCGACCACAGCGCCGTCTAAGATCGATCTCAATGACACATAGAGTGGCCTCGTACCATATGTCCACGCCCATGACCCATCAGGCGAGCGGCTGTATCCCCCCCCAACGCTCATTTCCAAACAAAGCGCTCGGGGATTGCCGAGGCTGGCCGCGTGCCTTTTGAACAAGCGGGGCGCCGCTGACCCGTTGCCTCGCACCGACCGAGCTGTTAGGGTCCGCGCCACTTCCGATACGGACGACAACGCCCAGCTCTGAAACCGTCAGCGAGCATCGTCAAGTCATGAAAATCCAGGCCAATACCATACGCCCCGGCAACATCATCGAGCATAACGGCAAGCAGTGGGCGGTCTTGAAGATCCAAATCATTTCGCCTGGAAAGGGTGGCGCGTTTATTCAGGTGGAAATGCGCGATCTGCGCAGCGGACTCAAGAGCAATGAGCGCTGGCGCACCGCCGACACGGTCGAAAAGCTCCAGGTCGAGGAGAAGGAATGCACGTTTCTCTATGGCGACGCCGAGACCCTCACCTTCATGGATTCGGAATCCTTCGAGCAATTCGCCGTTAACCGGGAGATCGTGGGCGAGCCGGCTGCATTCCTCCAAGACGGCATGAAGGTGACGGTCGATTTGATCGAAGGCACCCCGGCCTCTGTAACGCTTCCCGACAAGGTCACGATGACGATCACGGAAGCGGACCCTGTCGTGAAGGGACAAACCGCCTCGTCCTCATACAAACCGGCGATGCTTGAGAATGGCGTGCGCGTCATGGTGCCGCCCTTCGTCGAGGCTGGGACACGCGTCGTCGTCAACACGGCCGACGCGAGTTATGTCGAGCGCGCCAAGGATTGAGACGCTGCCTCATGGCCATCAGATCTGCGACCATCAACATTATGGAGCGGGCGGCGCGGAAGGCAGCGCGCGGGCTCGTGCGCGACTTCGGCGAGGTCGAGCAGCTTCAGGTCTCGAAAAAGGGACCGTCCGACTTCGTATCGACTGCGGATTTCAAGGCCGAGCAAATCTTGCGCACCGAACTCAAGAAGTCGCGTCCGGAGTTTGGACTTCTGATGGAGGAGTCGGGCGAAGAACGCGGCGATGGGCGGCATCGATTCATTGTCGACCCACTCGATGGCACCGCCAATTTCCTGCACGGGATTCCGCACTTTGCAATTTCAATCGGGCTCGAGCGCGATGGCGAGATCGTTGCGGGCGTCATCCTCGAGCCGATCAAGGACGAGCTTTACTGGACGGAAAAGGGTGTGGGCGCCTATGTGAACGATCATCGACTGCGGGTCTCGGCGCGGGACAAGCTGCCTGAGTGCCTGATCGGAACGGGCATCCCATTTCACGGTTATGGCGAACATGACGCCTTCTTCAGCACGTTCGCCGCCGTGATGCCTGAAGTCGCCGGCATCCGTCGGATGGGAACGGCATCGCTCGATCTCGCCTATATCGCAGCCGGCCGCTTCGATGGCTTCTGGGAATTCGGACTCAAGCCCTGGGATATTGCCGCGGGCGTCCTCTTGGTGCGCGAGGCCGGCGGCTATGTCAGCGAAATCGACGGTGGAACGAGCGTGTTTAAGAGTGGAAACGTCCTCGCCACCAACGACAAGCTCCACAAGCCGCTCGGCGACATTCTGCGCAAGGCCCACGGTTCGATTCGAAGGCCGAAAAGCGCATAAACGCCTGTTTTGGCGGGCGAAGGCGGTTGTCGCGTCTTCGGGGCTGGGCTATTGTGCGGCGGCGGTCGGCCGACAAGGCTAATGAGAGCCGACGGCTGGAGGCAGCGGAATCATGACGCGTGGGTTCCAGGGGCGCTCGTTGGCGTCCCTTTGTTGCAAAAAGGCTGCCGTTGCGCTCGCCTCAGGCCTTGGCGCGCTCGTCGCTGCCGGCAGCCAACACGGGGTATTGGCGCAACGAACCGTCTTCGTGGATCAACATGCCCAAGCTGACGTCATCGTCGATCTCTCCGCAATCGATCAGGCCATCAAGAATCAGAACGCGCCGGGAAACAAAGCCGCAAGTGCCGGCGCCGCGACGGCGGGGCCATCGGTTACGCTGACCCCACCAAAAATGTCCGCGGCGGCGACGCCGTCTGGGGAAGCGCCGATCGTGCTTCGCCCACCAGGTCAGAATCCGGAGGGAAAGTCGGCTGTCGCAAACGCATCGAGCGAAAACGGTGCGACACCCGCCAAGGGTGCGGCGCCCGATTTCGCGTCATTGATTCCGGTCAAACCGACCACGCAAAAGACAACGCCCCAAAGTCCGTCTGTCGCCGCCGCCTCGACGGCGTCACCTCCCTCGTCGTCGGTGGCGAGCGGCGCGCAGTCATCGGCGGCAGGGAGTAAGGGTACCGCGGTTCCAAGCGCGACCGCCGGCCAGCAACCGGCGTTGCCGGCAAGCGCTTCCCCCCAAGCGCCGCCATCTCCATCACCGCCTCTTACGGCAGACCAGACCCCACCACCGCCGGCTGCGTCGGAACCGGCAACCCAGGTTGCAGTTGGCGGCGCGACCGCGTCTCCAAGCAAGCCAGGCGGCAACGGCCAATCATTTGTTGAGCCCGCCCTCAGCATTAGTTTTGGCGCTGGCGGCAGCGAACTTCCCTACAGCGCACGCGGCGATCTCGACAAGATCATCGACACGCTGAAGCAATCCAGCGCTGCGCGCGTTCAATTACTTGCATATGCGGCAGGCACCGACGAACAAGCGAGCCAGGTGCGGCGACTCTCGCTCGATCGTGCGTTGGCTGTGCGGAAATACCTGCTCGATCAGGGCATCGCATCGTCCCGGATCGATGTGAAGGCGCTTGGCAACAAGGTCGAAGGCGGGGGATCGCCAGACCGCGTCGATCTCATGGTCGAGGAAAAATAACGACGGGGGCGGAAAGCGGAAGCCCAACGGCGATCGTCACGACGATGGAGTGCGTGGACAAATCATGACGCGAATGAGACGTTTTCTGATCCGGATGGTTCTCTTTCTGCTCGCCGTCGTTGCCGTGGGCGTGCTGCTCTTTTCCCAACTCAAGACCGTCTTCCTTCACAATGTGCCGCTCAACAGCATGATCCTGGGAGCAGCGCTTATCGGGGTGATTTTTATCTTCCGCCAGGTCTTCCAGCTCGGACCGGAACTTGCCTGGATTGAAAGCTACAAGCGCGATCGTCAATCCCTTTCGAGACAGGCTCCGCGCCTGCTCGCGCCAATGGCGACCATGCTCGGTGAGCGCAAGGACCGCCAACTTTCGCTTTCCACGACGGCCATGCGCACGCTCCTCGACGGTATCAGTTCGAGGCTCGATGAATCTCGCGACATTTCGCGTTACTTGATCGGGCTCATGATCTTTCTCGGCCTCCTCGGAACCTTTTGGGGCTTGCTCGACACAGTCAGTTCCGTGGGCCGCGTGATTCAAGGACTTGAAATCGGCTCACAGGACGTGGCGACCGTCTTCAACAATCTCAAGATTGGCCTTGAACGCCCGCTTTCTGGCATGGGGACGTCGTTTTCATCATCGCTCTTTGGCTTGGCGAGTTCGCTAATTCTCGGCTTTCTCGACCTTCAAGCCGGCCAGGCCCAAAATCTCTTCTATAACGACCTTGAGGAGTGGCTTTCGGGACTGACGCGGTTGTCGAGTGGATCCATCATCGCGGAAGGTGAAACGTCGGTTCCCGCGTATATCGAAGCGCTTCTTGAAAAGACGGCCGATAGCCTCGACAGCCTGCAGCGGACCGTGCAGCGCGGAGAAGAAAATCGCGGTGCGACCAGCACTCATCTGCTGACGCTGACGGAGCGGCTTGCTCAACTCACGGATCAGATGAGGGCCGAGCAGTCGCTTTTGATCAAATTGGTCGAAGGCCAGATGGAAATGAAGCCGGTGCTTTCGCGGCTCGCCGACGCCGCGGGCGCTGGTGCAATCGACGAATCGACTCGGGCGCACATACGCAACATGGACGTATATCTCTCGCGTCTCGTGGAAGAAATGGCGAGCGGGCGGCAATCGACGGTCGACGAGCTACGCGCCGAAATCCGGCTCCTCGCCCGCACGATTGCCAATCTCGCAGAGGAGGCCGGGTCGTAGGGCCCGGGTTGGATTCGGATGGCGCGACGCCAGCTTCGCAGCGTCAACATCTGGCCGGGCTTCGTGGATG
Coding sequences within it:
- a CDS encoding flagellar motor protein MotA codes for the protein MTRMRRFLIRMVLFLLAVVAVGVLLFSQLKTVFLHNVPLNSMILGAALIGVIFIFRQVFQLGPELAWIESYKRDRQSLSRQAPRLLAPMATMLGERKDRQLSLSTTAMRTLLDGISSRLDESRDISRYLIGLMIFLGLLGTFWGLLDTVSSVGRVIQGLEIGSQDVATVFNNLKIGLERPLSGMGTSFSSSLFGLASSLILGFLDLQAGQAQNLFYNDLEEWLSGLTRLSSGSIIAEGETSVPAYIEALLEKTADSLDSLQRTVQRGEENRGATSTHLLTLTERLAQLTDQMRAEQSLLIKLVEGQMEMKPVLSRLADAAGAGAIDESTRAHIRNMDVYLSRLVEEMASGRQSTVDELRAEIRLLARTIANLAEEAGS